One Helianthus annuus cultivar XRQ/B chromosome 12, HanXRQr2.0-SUNRISE, whole genome shotgun sequence genomic region harbors:
- the LOC110894894 gene encoding E3 ubiquitin-protein ligase RDUF2, whose translation MSVLRRTRRNTGDRSPFNPVIFLHRHTVDSGNGGGFEMYYDDETGSGLRPLPASMLEFLLGSGFDRLLDQLTQIEANQLGRINRNPPASKAAIEALGAIQIQEIHVLTDSCCAVCKDQFELETEAIEMPCKHLYHADCIIPWLNLHNSCPVCRHELPSENQDSGYGNEEAAVGFSIWRLPGGGFVVGRRGREGEVLDDGFNVSGDLVGPRWDLRGNDGSGRWGWWRVLGGVFSCFGRGGRGRGLSLSSSSSLSSDDGASRGSRFIPAIFSSSSRQHRTWTSNINNRTQMW comes from the coding sequence ATGTCAGTGCTTCGCCGGACAAGAAGGAACACCGGTGACCGTTCCCCGTTTAATCCCGTCATCTTTCTCCATAGACACACCGTTGACTCCGGCAACGGCGGAGGTTTTGAGATGTATTATGACGATGAAACTGGGTCCGGTTTACGCCCTTTACCAGCGAGTATGCTTGAGTTTTTGTTGGGTTCTGGTTTTGATCGGTTATTGGATCAGTTGACTCAGATTGAAGCAAACCAGTTGGGGAGGATTAATCGGAATCCACCCGCGTCAAAGGCAGCCATTGAAGCACTTGGAGCTATTCAAATTCAAGAAATTCATGTGTTGACAGATTCATGTTGTGCAGTTTGCAAAGATCAGTTTGAATTAGAAACAGAAGCTATAGAAATGCCATGTAAGCATTTATACCATGCAGATTGTATTATTCCATGGCTAAATTTGCATAATTCATGTCCGGTGTGCCGCCACGAGCTTCCATCGGAAAATCAAGACTCGGGGTATGGTAACGAAGAAGCAGCGGTTGGGTTCTCGATATGGAGGCTGCCAGGTGGCGGTTTTGTGGTGGGgaggagagggagagagggagaggttttggatgatggatttAACGTTAGTGGTGATCTTGTGGGACCGAGGTGGGATTTACGAGGAAATGATGGTAGTGGTAGGTGGGGATGGTGGCGTGTTTTGGGGGGtgttttttcttgttttggcCGTGGTGGGAGAGGAAGGGGTTTGTCGTTGAGTTCGAGTTCAAGTTTGAGTTCGGATGATGGAGCAAGTCGTGGAAGTAGATTTATTCCGGCAATCTTCAGCAGCTCCTCACGGCAGCATAGGACGTGGACGTCGAATATAAACAATCGGACCCAAATGTGGTGA